From the genome of Devriesea agamarum, one region includes:
- a CDS encoding terminase small subunit, with translation MTQIFSAKVGNLRPLREVVDEALESAYWLNDTTDGAAIELARYYAGYLDSAVASDDDEAIKKAMAISGPNLHKTLVSLGLTPAARGAVRGDGEKQADPFEELRKRRLKAEKRSSKEA, from the coding sequence ATGACCCAAATTTTTAGCGCCAAAGTCGGTAACTTACGGCCACTGCGAGAAGTTGTGGACGAAGCCCTTGAAAGCGCGTATTGGCTCAATGATACCACCGATGGTGCTGCGATTGAGCTCGCACGTTACTACGCTGGCTACCTCGATAGCGCTGTTGCCTCTGATGACGACGAAGCCATCAAGAAGGCAATGGCAATTTCCGGCCCGAACCTGCACAAGACCCTCGTCTCTCTCGGCCTGACTCCTGCCGCACGTGGCGCGGTGCGTGGCGATGGAGAAAAACAGGCCGACCCGTTTGAAGAGCTGCGCAAACGCCGGCTCAAAGCAGAGAAGAGGTCGTCAAAGGAGGCGTAA
- a CDS encoding helix-turn-helix domain-containing protein → MSEIDAQHIIKVIVRAEECALTLRDAARSKRKMIGERVNGTTYESSAPIDLNLFDQAEMIHYCLQGWARIVEEEYGSTLPRDDTEELGLYLRRHATWIAVQAWTEDMVLELRDHAHMAEGMLGTLPRRTLVPTPCGCGAQQWVYPDDGWIVRCRAGHESKVAEHAQDADSKRLTIAQTSKLLGVSRRTIGRMIERGELQAEGAPPTISCSVIKMLPIGLAGEKGAH, encoded by the coding sequence ATGTCCGAAATCGATGCACAGCACATCATCAAGGTGATCGTACGGGCCGAAGAATGCGCGCTGACCTTGCGGGATGCCGCCCGCAGTAAGCGCAAAATGATCGGAGAAAGGGTGAATGGCACGACGTACGAATCTAGTGCGCCGATTGATTTAAACCTGTTCGATCAGGCAGAGATGATCCACTACTGCCTGCAGGGATGGGCCAGGATCGTTGAGGAGGAGTATGGGAGCACGCTCCCGCGCGATGACACCGAAGAGCTCGGGCTATACCTGCGCCGTCACGCCACCTGGATAGCTGTCCAGGCGTGGACTGAGGACATGGTGCTAGAGCTCAGGGATCATGCCCATATGGCTGAGGGGATGCTTGGCACACTCCCGCGCCGCACGCTTGTTCCCACTCCGTGCGGATGTGGTGCGCAACAGTGGGTCTACCCTGATGACGGGTGGATCGTGCGATGCAGGGCGGGGCATGAGTCGAAGGTGGCTGAGCATGCACAAGATGCCGATAGTAAGCGCTTGACCATCGCCCAGACATCGAAACTGTTAGGGGTGTCTCGCCGCACGATTGGACGGATGATTGAGCGCGGTGAGCTACAGGCGGAAGGTGCGCCACCCACCATCTCCTGTTCTGTTATCAAAATGTTACCTATAGGACTTGCAGGTGAGAAGGGTGCCCACTAA
- a CDS encoding HNH endonuclease — MSSDLGSRRYRKLRAEFFARCKAEDAPCWMCGQGIDYRLGARDPEAFELDHYYPRSTHPELTLDPGNFRASHKRCNVSRGNRMFVNEVGETSREWADFSGN, encoded by the coding sequence ATGTCATCTGATCTTGGAAGTCGGCGCTATCGAAAGCTGCGCGCAGAGTTCTTCGCCCGATGCAAGGCTGAGGACGCGCCGTGCTGGATGTGCGGCCAAGGCATTGACTACCGGCTAGGTGCGCGTGACCCCGAAGCGTTCGAGCTTGACCACTACTATCCACGGTCCACGCATCCCGAGCTCACGTTAGATCCCGGTAACTTCCGGGCATCGCACAAAAGGTGCAATGTGTCCAGAGGAAACAGAATGTTTGTCAATGAGGTGGGTGAAACGTCGCGTGAATGGGCTGATTTTTCAGGGAATTAA